The Streptomyces fungicidicus nucleotide sequence GGGAGGCCGAGAGCTGATGGCACAGGTGCTGGAGTTCAAGCTGCCCGACCTCGGTGAGGGGCTCACCGAGGCGGAGATCGTGCGCTGGCTGGTCGAGGTCGGCGACGTCGTCGCCGTGGACCAGCCGGTCGTCGAGGTCGAGACGGCCAAGGCGATGGTGGACGTGCCCTGCCCCTACGGCGGCGTGGTCACGGCCCGCTTCGGCGCGGAGGGCACGGAACTGCCCGTCGGCGCCCCGCTGCTCACAGTGGCGGTGGGCGAGCCGGCCGAGGACGGTCCGGCGGACGAGGCGGGTCCGGCGGACTCCGCGGACGGCCGGGGCCGGAGCGGGGCCACCGAAGGCTCCGGCAACGTCCTCGTCGGCTACGGCACCTCGGAGGCCCCGGCCCGGCGCCGTCGCGTCCGCCCGTCGGACGCCGCACCCGCCAAAGCCGCCACGCCCGCCGCACCGCCCGCCGCACCCGTGGCGAACGGGCACCCCCGGGCCGCGGAGCCCGCCGCCGCACCGGCCCGCACCCCGGGCGCGGCGGACGGGCCCGTCCCGGTGATCTCGCCCCTGGTGCGCAGGCTGGCCCGGCAGAACGGCCTGGACCTGCGGGAGATGACCGGTTCCGGGCCGGAGGGGCTGATCCTGCGCGCGGACGTGGAGTACGCGCTGCGGGCCGCCGCCGCACAGGGCCGTACGGGCACCACGGCCGGCGAACCGCGCACCCAGCGGACGACGGACGCCCCGGCGCCGGCCGCCGGCACCCCGGGCGTCACCCGCGTCCCCCTCAAGGGCATCCGCGGCACCGTCGCCGACAAGCTCTCCCGCAGCCGCACCGAGATCCCGGACGCGACCTGCTGGGTGGACGCGGACGCGACCGAGCTGATGCGCACCCGGGCCGCGATGAACGCGGCGGGCGGGCCGAAGATATCCGTCCTCGCCCTGCTGGCCCGGATCTGCACCGCCGCCCTGGCCCGCTTCCCCGAGCTCAACTCCTCGGTGGACACCGGGGCCAGGGAGATCGTCCAGTACGCCGACGTGCACCTCGGCTTCGCCGCGCAGACCGACCGGGGCCTGGTCGTCCCCGTCGTCCGGGACGCGCACACGCGGGACGCGGAGTCGCTCACGGCGGAGTTCGCGCGGCTGACCGAGGCGGCCCGGGCCGGGACGCTGACGCCCGCGGACCTCACGGGCGGCACCTTCACGCTGAACAACTACGGCGTCTTCGGCGTCGACGGCTCCACCCCGATCGTCAACCACCCCGAGGCGGCCATGCTCGGCGTCGGCCGGATCGTCCCCAAGCCCTGGGTGCACGAGGGCGAGCTCGCGGTGCGCCAGGTCGTGCAGCTGTCGCTCACCTTCGACCACCGGGTCTGCGACGGCGGCACCGCGGGAGGCTTCCTGCGGTATGTGGCCAACTGCGTGGAACAGCCGGCGGTGCTCCTGCGGACACTCTGACTCCGCGCCGGTTCACCGGTCTCCCGCCGGTTCACCGGACTCCCCGGCCGCGTCCCCGTGCCCCCGCGTTCCCTGTGATCGCGGGGGCCCGCATACTCGGGGGGTGACCGAGTATCAGCCACCCGGTGATCCGGACGGCGGGCCTTCCGGCGATTCCTCCGGGACACCCGGCCCCGCGTACGACGCCGTCGTGCTCGCCGGCGGCGCCGCCCGGCGGCTCGGCGGCGCCGACAAGCCCGGGGTGCGCGTGGGCGGGCGGGCGCTGCTCGACCGGGTGCTCGCGGCCTGCGCCGGAGCCCGCACCACGGTCGTCGTCGCCGGCTCCCGGCCCACCGCACGGCCCGTGGTCTGGGCCCGCGAGGAACCCCCGGGTGGCGGCCCGCTGGCCGCACTCGCCGCCGGGCTCCGGCACGTCACCGCCGGCCATGTCGTACTGCTCTCGGCCGACCTGCCGTTCCTCGACGGACGCACCGTGCGCGGGCTGACGGCGGCGCTGCGCCGGGGCACCGCCGACGGAGTGCTGCTGACCGACTCCGACGGCCGGGACCAGCCACTCGTCGCCGCGTACCGGACCGGCTCCCTGCGCCGCGAACTGGCCGCGCTCACCGCACGGCACGGTGAGCTCGCCGGGCTGCCGCTGCGCCGCCTGACCGGCTCGCTCGACCTCACCCGCATCTCCGACCCGGTGGCGTCCTTCGACTGCGACACCTGGGACGACATCGCCACCGCCAGGGCACGCATCAGGGAGCATGGACACGTGTTGGATGAATGGATCTCCGCAGTCAAGGACGAGCTGGGCATCGACCTGGACGTCGACACCGGCGCGCTGCTCGACCTCGCCCGGGACGCCGCACACGGCGTGGCCAGGCCGGCCGCGCCGCTGACCACCTTCCTCGTCGGCTACGCCGCGGCTATGGCGGGCGGCGGAGCGGAAGCCGTCGCCGAAGCCGCCCGCAAGGCCGCCGCCCTCGCGCTGCGCTGGGAGGAGGAGGCGAACCCCGGCACCACCGACACCGCGTCCTCCGACACCCCGTCCTCCGGCGCCGGGACCGGTGACGGGGCGCCCGACGCCGCCCCCGACCCCCGCCCGGACGCCTGATGTCCGCCCGAGCCGCCCGGCACGACGGGAACGCCGACGACCTCGACGTCGAGGAGGCGCTCGCCCTCGTGAAGGAACACCCCGGCCGCACCCGCGGCGACCACACCCCCGGCGACCCCGCGGGCGCCCCCCGCCGGCCGCACTCGCACGCCACCGACTGGGCCGAGGCCCGCGCCCTCGCCGCACGCGCCCCGCGCCGCGCCGGCCGCCCGGACCCGGTGGCCGTCCCGCTGGCCTCCGCACTGGGCCTCACCCTGGCCGCCCCCCTCACCGCCCTCACCGACCTGCCCTCCTTCGACACCTCCGCGATGGACGGCTGGGCGGTCTCCGGACCCGGCCCCTGGTCCGTGCGGGACGAGGGCGTCCTCGCCGGGCACGCCGCGCACCCGCCGCTCACCGACGGCGAGGCCGTCCGTATCGCCACCGGCGCCCGCACCCCGCCGGACACCACCGCAGTGCTCCGCAGCGAGCACGGCCGCACCGACGACAAGGGGCGGCTGCACGTCACCGCCGCCGCGCGGCCACCGCACACGGTCTCGCACGGCCAGGACATCCGGCCGCGTGGCCAGGAGTGCCGCAGCGGTGACCAACTGCTCCCCGTGGGCACCCTGGTGACCCCGCCCGTCCTGGGCATGGCCGCCGCCGCCGGATACGACACGCTCACCGCCGTCCCCCGCCCGCGCGCCGACGTGTTCGTCCTCGGCGACGAACTGCTCGGCGAGGGCATGCCGCACGACGGACTGATCCGGGACGCGCTCGGCCCCCTGCTGCCGCCCTGGCTGCGCGCGCTCGGCGCGGAGGTGACCGCCGTGCGCCGGGTCGGCGACGACGAGCAGGCGCTGTTCGAGGCGATCACCGCCTCCGACGCCGATGTCGTCGTCACCACCGGCGGCACCGCCGCCGGCCCGGTCGACCATGTGCACCCCGTGCTGCGCAGGATCGGCGCCGAACTCCTGGTGGACGGCGTCAACGTGCGCCCCGGCCACCCCATGCTGCTGGCCCGTACGGCGGAGAACCAGCACCTCGTCGGCCTGCCCGGCAACCCGCTCGCCGCCGTCTCCGGCCTGGTCACCCTCGCCGAGCCGCTGCTGCGCACCCTCGCGGCCCGCCCCGCCCCGGAGCCGTACACGCTGCCGCTGCGGGACGCGGTGCAGGGACACCCGTACGACACCCGGCTGGTCCCCGTCTCGCTGCGCGGCGACCGGGCGCTGCCGCTGCTCTACAACGGCCCGGCAATGCTGCGCGGCATCGCGGCGGCCGACGCGCTCGCCGTCGTGGCCCCCGGAGGGGCGCGTCCCGGTCAGGAGGCGGAACTGCTTGACCTGCCCTGGGCGTCCGGGGGGATCGGGGTGTGTTTCACGTGAAACTTCCGGGCCAGGACGCCATCGCTCGCCAGGCGGACGAACATCTGGTGACCCATCGGGTGAAACTCCCGAGGAAGATGGTGGAGCATCCGATCCGCCAGGTGGGCAAACGGCTGTCGATGGCCCTGGTGGTCCTCGTGGTGACGGCGTTCGTCGTGTACGCCGACGCCGACGGCTACAACGACAACTCCGACGGATCCGTCGATCTCCTCGACGCGTTCTACTATGCGACCGTCACCCTCTCCACCACCGGGTACGGCGACATCACGCCGGTCAGCGACGCCGCCCGGCTCACCAACATCTTCGTCATCACGCCGTTGCGCGTGCTGTTCCTGATCATCCTGGTCGGCACCACCCTCGAGGCCCTCACCGAACGCACCCGGGAGGAGTGGCGACTGAACCGCTGGAGGTCCACGTTGCGCGATCACACCGTCGTCGTCGGGTTCGGGACCAAGGGAAGGTCCGCGATCAAGACGGTCTGCGCGACCGGGCTCCGGAAGGAGCAGGTCGTGGTCGTCGACCCCAGCGCGAAGGCGATCGAAGCGGCCACCGCGGACGGCTTCGCGGGCGTCATAGGGGACGCCACGCGCAGTGAGGTGCTGAAGCGGGCCGAGGTGCAGCGGGCCCGGCAGATCATCATCGCGACGCAGCGCGACGACACGGCCGTCCTGGTGACGCTGACGGCCCGGCAGATCAACCGGGGCGCGAAGATCGTGGCGGCGGTGCGCGAGGAGGAGAACGCCCCGCTGCTGAAGCAGTCGGGCGCCGACGCGGTCATCACCAGCGCCAGCGCGGCCGGACGCCTGCTCGGCCTCTCCGTGCTCAGCCCCTCGGCCGGCATGGTGATGGAGGACCTCATCCAGCAGGGCTCCGGGCTCGACATGGTGGAGCGGCCGGTCATAAAGGCCGAGGTGGGCAAGACGCCCCGAGAGATCGACGACCTGGTGGTGAGCGTCGTCCGCGGGCACCGGGTGCTCGGCTACGACGACCGGGACGTCGGGACGCTGGAGCTGACGGACCGGCTGATCACGATCGTGCGGGCGACACCGGTCACCCAGATCGCCCCCGACATCCGCCCGCTCCGCGGCTGACACCGCCGCAGCCGGACCGCGGCACGACGCGGTGGTCCGGCGCGGTGGCCCGGCGCGGTGTTCCGGCGCGGTGGCCGGGCCCGGCTACTTCCGGTTGTACAGCCGCATGGTGACCGGTCCGAAGACCGCCACGAACAGACCGGCCCAGCCCAGCGTCCAGGCGATCTCGCCGGCCGGCCAGTCGCCCGCCATCACCCCGCGCACCGCGGACGCGAGATGGGTGACGGGGCTGTTGTTGACGAACGCCTGGAGCCAGCCCGGCATGGTCCTCGGGTCGACGAAGACGTTGGACAGGAAGGTGAGCGGGAAGATCACCATCATGCTGACGCCCATCACGGACTTCTCGGTGCGCAGCAGCAGCCCGAACATCGTCCAGATCCACGAGAACGCGAACGAGAACAGCACCAGCAGCGCGATCCCGGCGAGCACCCCGGCGACCCCGCCGTGGGCCCGGTAGCCGAGGATCATGCCGACGGTGAGCATCACGACGGACGCGACCGTGTAGCGCAGGGCGTCGCCGAGGAGATAGCCGACCATCGTCGCCGGACGCCAGATCGGCAGGCTGCGGAACCGGTCGAAGACGCCCTTCTCGATGTCCGTGTTGACCGAGACGCCGGTGTACATCGTGATCATCACCACCGACATCACCAGGATGCCGGGCAGCAGGAACTGGATGTACTCCTCGGGCGATCCGGCCAGCGCCCCGCCGAACAGGTAGGTGTACATCAGTACCAGCATGATCGGGAACGCCGTGACGTCGAAGAGCTGCTCCGGCACGTGCTTGATCTTCAGGATCGCCCGCCAGCCGAAGGTCAGCGAGGCCGACCACGCGCCGGGCCGCGGCGGGCGTTCCCGGGTGACCAGCAGCGCGGCGAGGGAGTCGGTGCGCACCGGGGCGAGTTCGGCGTTCTCCGTGGTCGTCGTGGTGCTCATGCCGCCACCTCGTCCTTCGGGTCGTGGGCGTCGTCGGAACCGGACGCACGGGTGTCGTGTCCGGTGAGGGCGAGGAAGACCTCGTCCAGGCTGGGCTGGCCGAGTGAGAAGTTGTCGACGGTGACGCCGGCCCGGGCCAGTTCGCCCAGGGCGCGGGAGGCCTGCTCGGCGGCCGTGTCCTGGCCGGCCGCCGAGAGCCGGGCGGTCAGCGTCACCGGGTCGGGCTCGGTCTGCACCCGAGCGTCCAGGGCGCGGCGCAGCAGGTCGGCGGCGAGCGGCCGCTGTCCGGGGTCCCGCAGCCGCAGATGCACGGATCCGGCGCCGACGGACGCCTTCAGTTCGCCCTTGGTGCCCTCGGCGATCACCCTGCCGTGGTCGATGACGGCGATCCTGGACGCCAGCTGGTCGGCCTCGTCCAGGTACTGCGTGGTCAGCAGCACCGTCGTGCCCTGGGCGACGACCGCGCGCACGATGTCCCACACCTGGTTGCGGCTGCGCGGGTCGAGGCCGGTGGTGGGCTCGTCGAGGAACAGCAGGTCGGGGGTGTTGAGGATGGACGCGGCGATGTCGATGCGGCGCCGCATGCCGCCGGAGTAGTGCTTGACCTGCTTCCCGGCGGCGTCCGTGAGGCCGAAGGCCTCCAGCAACTGACCTGCGCGGGTGCGCGCGGCGGGCTTGCGGTGGCCGAGCAGCCGGGCCAGCAGGACCAGGTTCTCGGCGCCGGTGAGGTCCTCGTCCACGGACGCGTACTGGCCGGTGAGGCTCACCCGGCCGCGTACCTCGTCGGCCTCGCGCACGATGTCGTGCCCGAAGACATGGGCTTCGCCGCCGTCGGGCCTCAGGAGGGTGGCGAGCATCTTCACGGTGGTGGTCTTGCCGGCGCCGTTGGGCCCCAGGACTCCGTACACCGTGCCGGCCGGCACGGCGAGATCCACTCCGTCGACGGCCCGCGTCCCGCCGAAGGTCTTGACCAGGCCGGCGGTCTCGATCGCCAGGCCGGATGTCTGCGTGCTCATGCTTCGGGTCCTTCCGCATGCTTGGGCTACGCATGGACAGACCTTCACCGTCGCGCGAACTCATCGGTCCCGCACCCGGATTTCCCGGGAAGCCGCTCCGGCCCGCCTTCCCGCCCCAGGAGTACCGTCCCCCTCATGTATGCGATCACGATTCCCGAACCCGGTGGTCCCGAGGCGCTGGTGTGGGACGAGGTCCCCGATCCCGTGGCCGGGCCCGGCGAGGTCCTGGTCGAGGTGGTGGCCGGCGCCGTCAACCGGGCCGACATCCTCCAGCGGCAGGGCTTCTACGACCCCCCGCCCGGCGCCTCCCCGTACCCCGGCCTCGAGTGCTCCGGGCGGATCGCCGCGCTCGGCGACGGGGTGAGCGGATGGGCCGTCGGCGACGAGGTCTGCGCGCTGCTCTCCGGCGGCGGCTACGCCGAGAAGGTGGCCGTCCCGGCCGGTCAGCTGCTGCCCGTCCCCCAGGGGCTCACCGTCGACCAGGCCGCGGCGCTCCCCGAGGTCGTCTGCACGGTCTGGTCGAACGTGTTCATGGTCGCCCACCTCCGTCCCGGTGAGACCCTCCTGGTGCACGGCGGCTCCAGCGGCATCGGCACGATGGCGATCCAGCTCGCCAAGGCCGTCGGCGCGCGGGTCGCCGTCACCGCGGGCACCCGGGAGAAGCTGGAGCGGTGCGCGGAACTCGGCGCCGACATCCTGGTCAACTACCGCGAGCAGGACTTCGTCGCCGAGCTGAAGCAGGCCACCGACGGCCACGGAGCGGACGTCGTCCTGGACAACATGGGCGCCAAGTACCTGGACCGCAACGTCCAGGCGCTCGCCGTCAACGGCCGGCTCGCGATCATCGGCATGCAGGGCGGCGTCAAGGGCGAGCTGAACATCGGCGCCCTGCTGGCCAAGCGCGCCGCGATCAGCGCGACCTCGCTGCGGGCCCGCCCGCCGGAGGAGAAGGCGGCGATCGTGGCGGCCGTACGGGAACACGTCTGGCCGCTCGTCGGCGGCGGTCACGTCCGCCCCGTGATCGACCGCGAGATCCCGATGTCCGACGCGGCCGCCGCCCACCGGGTCGTGGAGGAGAGCGGCCACATCGGCAAGGTCCTGCTGGTCACCCCGAACTGACCTCAGCCGGCGGCCTGGCGCATGCGCAGGGCGACGAAGGCGAGCCCGAAGCCCAGACCGATGAGCACCAGGCCGCTGCCGAGCGGCAGTATGCGCAGTACGGGCTCGGTGCTCGCCGCCGTGTTCGGGGCCGCGGACGGCGATGTCGCGGAGGGCTCCGGGACCGCCGCCTGTGACGCCGGGGTCCGCGACGGCGCGGTGTCTTCCTTGCCGGGCGCCCGGGGCCCGTCGTCGTCGCCCGGGCGGGGCCTGTCGTGCCGGGCGCCGGTGTCCGGCCGCCCGGTCGTCCCGCCGGGTTCGGCGCGCCCCGGCCGGTGCGGTTCGGCGCTTCCGTCGTCCCGCTCACGCTCCTCCGCCCCCGGCGGCCTCCCCTCGTGCCGCCCTGGCCGGTCCCGGTCCTCGTCGGGCCGGTTCCCGGTGTGCGACGGCTCCCCGGTGGGCGACGTCGACGCGGAGGGTGAAGAGGAGGGGGAGGGGGACCGGGACGAGGGCCCGGCACCGGGCGCCCCGTACGCCGCCTTCGCACCGAGGGGCGGCGCCACGGGGCCGTACGGCAGCACTGCCGTCCCCGCCGCCAGCACAACCGTCGCCGCCACTGCACGCAGCCTTGGAGTCACGACCGTGACCTCCCGCGCCGGCCGGTGCGCGGTCGCACCGTCGGCAAGATGGGCCGGATGGACGCCAACAGCCTCGCATTCCGCCGCACACCCGGCATGTCGGGTACACCCGTCGGGCCGACCCCGGGGGCCGGCCGCTTCCCGGGGGCACCACCGCGGCCGGACACCCGCGTGCGCGACAATGGCCGTATGGAGATGCCGAGGAACGAACGGTCGCCGGAGAACCCCCAGATCCTGGTCGTCGGCCAGGACGGCATGGCGCTCGGTGGCGGGACCGGGGACGAGGACTCCCGCGAGATCCCCGTGACGGAGCAGGTGGAGCAGCCGGCGAAGGTGATGCGGATCGGCAGCATGATCAAGCAGCTGCTGGAGGAGGTGCGCGCGGCTCCCCTGGACGAGGCCAGCCGGGCCCGGCTCAAGGACATCCACTCCAGTTCGGTGAAGGAACTGGAGGACGGCCTGGCGCCGGAGCTGGTCGAGGAGCTGGAGCGGCTCTCCCTGCCGTTCACGGACGAGGCCACCCCGAGCGACGCGGAGCTGCGGATCGCCCAGGCCCAGCTGGTCGGCTGGCTGGAGGGCCTCTTCCACGGCATCCAGACCACGCTCTTCGCCCAGCAGATGGCCGCCCGCGCCCAGCTGGAGCAGATGCGCCGCGCCCTTCCGCCGGGCGTCGGCGACGGTCCGGACGAGCCCCACCTGGGCGGCCGCTCGGGCGGTCCCTACCTGTAGGCCCGGCCCGACCCCGCCCGCACACACCGAAGGGGCCCGGCATCCGATGCCGGGCCCCTTCGCCGTGCGGTACCGCCGGGGATCAGGACGGGGGGTTGCCCGTCGAGACCTTGAAGGTGATCTCCGGCATGTCCTCGGGGTCGACGTCCGTGCCCGCCGGCGGGAACTGCTCCCGGATGGAGCCCTCGCCGTAGGTGTTCTCGTCCACCTTGACGATCTTGAAGTCGCCCCAGCCGGCGGCCTGCATGCACTCCTTGACCGAACCGATGTACTTGAACCGGAAGTTCGGCAGCCGGATCTTTTCGGGGTCGTTGTACGACTCCTGCGGCTCGGTGCACTCGTCCTCGTCGATCTTCTTCGACGTGTCCGGCCCGCGGTAGCCCTCCGCCTTGCCCGTCGAGGCCGACGCCGAGGCGCTGCTGCCCCCGCCGGCCTGCGGGTCGTCCTCGCCGCCGCCGTTCATCATCAGCGCCGCGACCAGACCGCCGACGGCGACGAGGGAGACGACGACCGAACCGATGATCACCGGCTTGTTCCGGCCGCCGCCCGAGCCGCCGGAGCCGGCGCCCTGGGGCGTGATGTTGTACGGCGGCGGAGTCGACGGCCCCGCCTGCTGCGAGTACGCCGAAGGGGTGGGCGTCTGATAGCCGCCCTGCTGCGGATAGCCGTACGCCGGGGACGGCGGCGCGGGCGTGCCGTACGGATGGGGCGCGGGGGCCGGCTGGTACGGCGTCTGGACGTTGCCCGTGGGCGCCGGGGCGGCCTGGCCGACCGGCGGGAACACCGCGGAACCGACGCCCGCGCCGCTCTGCGCCTGCGAGCCCGGGACGATGCTCGGCGGGGCCGCGTGGAAGGACTGCGCCACCCGCAGGCACTCACCGCGCATCGCCTCCGCGCTGGGGAAGCGCTCGTTCGGATTCTTCTTCAGCGCACGGGCGATCAGCGCGTCCACCGCGGGCGGCAGCGCGCGGTTGATCGAGGACGCCGTGGGCGGCTCCTCCTGCACATGCGCGTACGCGATGGCCAGCGGCGAGTCCGCCTCGAACGGCAGCCGCCCGGTGACCAGCTGGAACAGCATGATGCCGACCGAGTACAGGTCGGAGCGGGCGTCCACGCCCCGGCCGAGCGCCTGTTCCGGCGAGAGGTACTGCGGGGTGCCGACGACCATGCCGGTCTGCGTCATCGACGTCACCCCGGACTGCATGGCGCGGGCGATGCCGAAGTCCATCACCTTGACCACGCCGCGCTTGGTCATCATCACGTTGCCCGGCTTGATGTCGCGGTGGACCAGCCCCATCTCGTGGCTGATCTCCAGGGCCGCCAGCACGTCCGCGGTGATCTTCAGCGCCTTGTCGGCGGGCATCGCGCCCT carries:
- a CDS encoding dihydrolipoamide acetyltransferase family protein; this translates as MAQVLEFKLPDLGEGLTEAEIVRWLVEVGDVVAVDQPVVEVETAKAMVDVPCPYGGVVTARFGAEGTELPVGAPLLTVAVGEPAEDGPADEAGPADSADGRGRSGATEGSGNVLVGYGTSEAPARRRRVRPSDAAPAKAATPAAPPAAPVANGHPRAAEPAAAPARTPGAADGPVPVISPLVRRLARQNGLDLREMTGSGPEGLILRADVEYALRAAAAQGRTGTTAGEPRTQRTTDAPAPAAGTPGVTRVPLKGIRGTVADKLSRSRTEIPDATCWVDADATELMRTRAAMNAAGGPKISVLALLARICTAALARFPELNSSVDTGAREIVQYADVHLGFAAQTDRGLVVPVVRDAHTRDAESLTAEFARLTEAARAGTLTPADLTGGTFTLNNYGVFGVDGSTPIVNHPEAAMLGVGRIVPKPWVHEGELAVRQVVQLSLTFDHRVCDGGTAGGFLRYVANCVEQPAVLLRTL
- a CDS encoding NTP transferase domain-containing protein; the protein is MTEYQPPGDPDGGPSGDSSGTPGPAYDAVVLAGGAARRLGGADKPGVRVGGRALLDRVLAACAGARTTVVVAGSRPTARPVVWAREEPPGGGPLAALAAGLRHVTAGHVVLLSADLPFLDGRTVRGLTAALRRGTADGVLLTDSDGRDQPLVAAYRTGSLRRELAALTARHGELAGLPLRRLTGSLDLTRISDPVASFDCDTWDDIATARARIREHGHVLDEWISAVKDELGIDLDVDTGALLDLARDAAHGVARPAAPLTTFLVGYAAAMAGGGAEAVAEAARKAAALALRWEEEANPGTTDTASSDTPSSGAGTGDGAPDAAPDPRPDA
- a CDS encoding molybdopterin molybdotransferase MoeA; this encodes MSARAARHDGNADDLDVEEALALVKEHPGRTRGDHTPGDPAGAPRRPHSHATDWAEARALAARAPRRAGRPDPVAVPLASALGLTLAAPLTALTDLPSFDTSAMDGWAVSGPGPWSVRDEGVLAGHAAHPPLTDGEAVRIATGARTPPDTTAVLRSEHGRTDDKGRLHVTAAARPPHTVSHGQDIRPRGQECRSGDQLLPVGTLVTPPVLGMAAAAGYDTLTAVPRPRADVFVLGDELLGEGMPHDGLIRDALGPLLPPWLRALGAEVTAVRRVGDDEQALFEAITASDADVVVTTGGTAAGPVDHVHPVLRRIGAELLVDGVNVRPGHPMLLARTAENQHLVGLPGNPLAAVSGLVTLAEPLLRTLAARPAPEPYTLPLRDAVQGHPYDTRLVPVSLRGDRALPLLYNGPAMLRGIAAADALAVVAPGGARPGQEAELLDLPWASGGIGVCFT
- a CDS encoding potassium channel family protein produces the protein MKLPGQDAIARQADEHLVTHRVKLPRKMVEHPIRQVGKRLSMALVVLVVTAFVVYADADGYNDNSDGSVDLLDAFYYATVTLSTTGYGDITPVSDAARLTNIFVITPLRVLFLIILVGTTLEALTERTREEWRLNRWRSTLRDHTVVVGFGTKGRSAIKTVCATGLRKEQVVVVDPSAKAIEAATADGFAGVIGDATRSEVLKRAEVQRARQIIIATQRDDTAVLVTLTARQINRGAKIVAAVREEENAPLLKQSGADAVITSASAAGRLLGLSVLSPSAGMVMEDLIQQGSGLDMVERPVIKAEVGKTPREIDDLVVSVVRGHRVLGYDDRDVGTLELTDRLITIVRATPVTQIAPDIRPLRG
- a CDS encoding ABC transporter permease, with the protein product MSTTTTTENAELAPVRTDSLAALLVTRERPPRPGAWSASLTFGWRAILKIKHVPEQLFDVTAFPIMLVLMYTYLFGGALAGSPEEYIQFLLPGILVMSVVMITMYTGVSVNTDIEKGVFDRFRSLPIWRPATMVGYLLGDALRYTVASVVMLTVGMILGYRAHGGVAGVLAGIALLVLFSFAFSWIWTMFGLLLRTEKSVMGVSMMVIFPLTFLSNVFVDPRTMPGWLQAFVNNSPVTHLASAVRGVMAGDWPAGEIAWTLGWAGLFVAVFGPVTMRLYNRK
- a CDS encoding daunorubicin resistance protein DrrA family ABC transporter ATP-binding protein; the encoded protein is MSTQTSGLAIETAGLVKTFGGTRAVDGVDLAVPAGTVYGVLGPNGAGKTTTVKMLATLLRPDGGEAHVFGHDIVREADEVRGRVSLTGQYASVDEDLTGAENLVLLARLLGHRKPAARTRAGQLLEAFGLTDAAGKQVKHYSGGMRRRIDIAASILNTPDLLFLDEPTTGLDPRSRNQVWDIVRAVVAQGTTVLLTTQYLDEADQLASRIAVIDHGRVIAEGTKGELKASVGAGSVHLRLRDPGQRPLAADLLRRALDARVQTEPDPVTLTARLSAAGQDTAAEQASRALGELARAGVTVDNFSLGQPSLDEVFLALTGHDTRASGSDDAHDPKDEVAA
- a CDS encoding NAD(P)H-quinone oxidoreductase; the protein is MYAITIPEPGGPEALVWDEVPDPVAGPGEVLVEVVAGAVNRADILQRQGFYDPPPGASPYPGLECSGRIAALGDGVSGWAVGDEVCALLSGGGYAEKVAVPAGQLLPVPQGLTVDQAAALPEVVCTVWSNVFMVAHLRPGETLLVHGGSSGIGTMAIQLAKAVGARVAVTAGTREKLERCAELGADILVNYREQDFVAELKQATDGHGADVVLDNMGAKYLDRNVQALAVNGRLAIIGMQGGVKGELNIGALLAKRAAISATSLRARPPEEKAAIVAAVREHVWPLVGGGHVRPVIDREIPMSDAAAAHRVVEESGHIGKVLLVTPN
- a CDS encoding bacterial proteasome activator family protein — encoded protein: MEMPRNERSPENPQILVVGQDGMALGGGTGDEDSREIPVTEQVEQPAKVMRIGSMIKQLLEEVRAAPLDEASRARLKDIHSSSVKELEDGLAPELVEELERLSLPFTDEATPSDAELRIAQAQLVGWLEGLFHGIQTTLFAQQMAARAQLEQMRRALPPGVGDGPDEPHLGGRSGGPYL
- a CDS encoding protein kinase domain-containing protein: MSQDGAQGHNAGRALAGGRYQLRDLLGQGGMASVHLAYDSVLDRQVAIKTLHTELGREQAFRERFRREAQSVAKLTHTNIVSVFDTGEDDVDGMTTPYIVMEYVEGRPLGSVLDEDVRQQGAMPADKALKITADVLAALEISHEMGLVHRDIKPGNVMMTKRGVVKVMDFGIARAMQSGVTSMTQTGMVVGTPQYLSPEQALGRGVDARSDLYSVGIMLFQLVTGRLPFEADSPLAIAYAHVQEEPPTASSINRALPPAVDALIARALKKNPNERFPSAEAMRGECLRVAQSFHAAPPSIVPGSQAQSGAGVGSAVFPPVGQAAPAPTGNVQTPYQPAPAPHPYGTPAPPSPAYGYPQQGGYQTPTPSAYSQQAGPSTPPPYNITPQGAGSGGSGGGRNKPVIIGSVVVSLVAVGGLVAALMMNGGGEDDPQAGGGSSASASASTGKAEGYRGPDTSKKIDEDECTEPQESYNDPEKIRLPNFRFKYIGSVKECMQAAGWGDFKIVKVDENTYGEGSIREQFPPAGTDVDPEDMPEITFKVSTGNPPS